One window of Anaerolineales bacterium genomic DNA carries:
- a CDS encoding SCO family protein, whose product MNNKLFLTGSAIFVIVATAAALSIIFARPPSFRGTSYGEPFPPAAEIELTKADGETFRLSDQRGKVVLLFFGYTSCPDVCPTTLAEMKLVMAELDELNKRVQVVFISVDPDRDTPEKVQAYVEHFNPAFLGLTGSMQELEPVWNAYSIFRESVESDSALGIIINHTARSFLVDPQGNMRLSYAYQTPVKDIVHDIRLLLEQE is encoded by the coding sequence ATGAACAATAAACTATTTTTGACGGGCAGCGCTATCTTTGTGATCGTTGCCACAGCGGCGGCCCTTTCCATTATTTTTGCCAGACCGCCTTCCTTCCGCGGAACGTCTTATGGCGAGCCTTTTCCGCCTGCTGCTGAGATCGAACTGACAAAAGCCGACGGAGAGACCTTTCGGTTGAGCGACCAGCGTGGGAAGGTCGTCCTGCTCTTTTTTGGTTACACCTCCTGCCCCGATGTCTGCCCGACCACACTCGCGGAAATGAAACTGGTCATGGCTGAGCTCGACGAACTTAATAAGCGCGTGCAAGTCGTTTTTATCTCCGTCGATCCGGATCGTGATACCCCTGAAAAGGTACAAGCCTACGTCGAACATTTCAATCCTGCATTTCTCGGGCTGACCGGTTCCATGCAGGAATTGGAGCCGGTTTGGAATGCGTATTCGATCTTCCGCGAATCGGTTGAAAGCGATTCGGCGTTAGGGATTATCATCAACCACACAGCCCGCAGCTTTCTTGTGGACCCTCAGGGAAATATGCGCTTGTCTTATGCGTATCAAACCCCTGTGAAGGATATCGTTCACGACATCAGGCTGTTATTGGAGCAAGAATGA
- a CDS encoding cbb3-type cytochrome c oxidase subunit I, whose protein sequence is MKGFFSSALWRGLLWQVIGTLIGAGLVTGIRALMGLTATDTFFFTEPAWVVGAFLGVLFFIGGSGIASDWFKWARGMDTPEHHEDQHTGWQKFINISLDHKVIGIQYTLVALVLIAVGGTFALIFRTELAASELQFLTTDMKLFGQNGPQLYNTLMSLHGMVMIVSILLGISGIINYVVPLQIGAHDMAFPRMNAFSYWIAVPAAVILLSSLFLGGFDTGWTGYPPLSARAPVGMQMFFLGVFTAGWSSILSALNVIATVIRMRAKGMTAMRMPIFIWAAIATSIIALTATQFIGLSFQLVMFQRLLGMGFFDPAKGGNPVLFQHLFWFYSHPAVYVFILPGLGVVSELLPVFVRKPLFGYRWIAMSSLGIALVGFVVWAHHMFTSGMNEYLRVPFMYSTLLVAVPTGVKFFSWVATLWKGKISTPTPMLFVLGAIVVFLMGGLSGPPNATVSTDLHLHDTYFIVGHFHDTIFGGFVFPFFAAIYYWFPKATGRKMNETLGKIHFWLMTPSFFVLTFGMMHIGLLGMRRRIADYDPALGMDSTHLILTIAGFGIALSVLIFFYNLFNSIRNGEKAEGNVWNSRSPEWQVASPMPAHNYEKPFEVVGEPYDYGLKDGGYIKFIESAKGKHG, encoded by the coding sequence GTGGCTCCGGCATTGCGTCCGACTGGTTCAAGTGGGCGCGCGGTATGGATACCCCCGAACATCACGAAGACCAGCACACTGGCTGGCAGAAATTCATCAATATCTCGCTGGACCACAAGGTGATCGGAATCCAATATACCCTGGTTGCGCTTGTGTTGATCGCGGTTGGCGGCACGTTTGCACTCATCTTCCGCACAGAGCTCGCCGCTTCCGAGCTCCAGTTCCTGACCACCGATATGAAACTCTTCGGCCAGAACGGTCCTCAGTTATATAACACACTCATGTCGCTACATGGCATGGTCATGATCGTTTCGATCCTTCTGGGAATTTCAGGCATCATCAACTATGTTGTCCCGCTCCAGATCGGTGCGCACGATATGGCGTTCCCGCGCATGAACGCCTTTTCCTATTGGATCGCGGTCCCTGCGGCGGTGATCCTGCTCTCGAGTCTTTTCCTTGGCGGTTTCGATACCGGCTGGACGGGCTACCCGCCTCTTTCCGCCCGCGCTCCGGTTGGCATGCAGATGTTCTTCCTTGGCGTATTCACCGCAGGTTGGTCTTCCATTTTGAGCGCATTGAATGTCATCGCCACTGTCATCCGCATGCGCGCCAAAGGCATGACCGCGATGCGCATGCCCATCTTCATCTGGGCGGCAATTGCCACTTCGATCATCGCGCTGACCGCTACACAATTCATCGGTCTTTCCTTCCAGTTGGTGATGTTCCAGCGCTTGCTTGGGATGGGTTTCTTCGATCCCGCCAAGGGTGGCAACCCCGTCCTCTTCCAGCATCTGTTCTGGTTCTATTCGCATCCCGCCGTGTACGTGTTCATCCTCCCTGGTTTGGGTGTGGTCTCTGAACTCCTGCCGGTATTTGTCCGCAAGCCGCTCTTCGGCTACCGCTGGATCGCGATGTCCTCGTTGGGGATCGCGCTGGTTGGTTTCGTGGTCTGGGCGCATCACATGTTCACCTCCGGCATGAATGAGTATCTCCGTGTGCCATTCATGTACAGCACCCTGCTTGTGGCGGTTCCAACGGGCGTGAAATTCTTCTCGTGGGTCGCTACATTATGGAAGGGCAAGATATCCACCCCGACCCCCATGCTCTTTGTGCTCGGGGCGATTGTGGTCTTCTTGATGGGCGGTCTTTCCGGTCCGCCGAACGCTACAGTCTCGACAGACCTGCATCTGCATGACACCTACTTCATCGTGGGCCACTTCCACGACACGATCTTCGGCGGATTCGTCTTCCCGTTCTTTGCCGCCATCTATTACTGGTTCCCAAAGGCAACCGGCCGCAAGATGAACGAGACCCTGGGCAAGATTCATTTCTGGCTGATGACGCCATCCTTCTTCGTGCTGACCTTCGGCATGATGCACATTGGTTTGTTGGGCATGCGCCGACGCATCGCTGATTATGACCCGGCGCTTGGAATGGACAGCACGCATCTTATCCTGACGATCGCAGGCTTTGGCATTGCCCTCTCCGTGTTGATCTTTTTCTACAACCTGTTCAACAGCATCAGGAACGGGGAAAAAGCCGAAGGCAACGTTTGGAATTCCCGCTCGCCCGAATGGCAGGTCGCTTCGCCCATGCCCGCGCATAATTACGAGAAACCCTTCGAGGTGGTGGGCGAGCCGTATGATTATGGCTTGAAGGACGGCGGTTACATCAAATTCATCGAATCTGCCAAAGGCAAACACGGCTAA
- a CDS encoding sulfatase-like hydrolase/transferase gives MPIHPFLFAVYIVVSMYANNAAQVPVGHMFRPLAFFLLLAGVIYWILFRLSKDLNYSTYAASWALLWLGLFGHLFQAVNLAFVAAGSVGNETITLLVWTLVMGFLGTPMAWRSIRNKKLVNDVLTAFAVGAAIFPVFTTANALFANQRDIKFVQTWQLEQPEIHLEAGADSPDIYYIILDGYGRKDILQETYGFDNSEFLSALSKRGFYIADSSNSNYMQTALSLASSMNMEYVNFLADVDDDNRAPAYKLLESSRLRSALDEAGYETMDIASPVLFTQLTDFDQYHTPGNPFMTEFEKLILSVTTLAPLLRKGEIMLPGYESHRVYTLYSFDKLSELAGKPGPKFIFTHVVGPHPPFVFDAKGNPVQSNQPYVVNDATGFPGSQKNYIRGYAEQTQFINQLTLQAVDAILQNSARPPIIIIQGDHGPGGYTNLNIEEESCHRERGSILNAYYFPNQDYASLSPDVTPVNTFRIVFNQYFGTELPLLENHVYFSYWDDPYNFIEVTDGLDEACIQ, from the coding sequence ATGCCGATCCACCCGTTTTTATTTGCCGTTTACATTGTCGTATCCATGTATGCGAACAACGCCGCACAAGTGCCTGTCGGCCACATGTTCCGCCCGCTGGCTTTTTTCCTCCTCCTGGCGGGAGTCATTTACTGGATCCTTTTTCGACTCTCCAAAGATTTGAATTACTCCACCTACGCCGCCTCATGGGCTTTGCTGTGGCTGGGATTGTTTGGGCACCTCTTTCAAGCCGTCAACCTCGCTTTTGTGGCGGCAGGGAGCGTGGGTAATGAGACCATCACTCTGCTCGTATGGACGCTCGTCATGGGTTTTCTAGGGACGCCCATGGCATGGCGAAGTATCCGCAACAAGAAACTGGTCAATGATGTGTTGACCGCCTTCGCCGTAGGCGCGGCGATATTTCCCGTATTTACAACGGCGAACGCACTGTTTGCCAATCAGCGCGATATTAAATTTGTTCAAACGTGGCAATTGGAACAACCGGAAATTCATCTGGAAGCAGGCGCGGATTCTCCAGACATCTACTACATCATTCTGGATGGATACGGACGTAAAGATATCCTTCAGGAAACATATGGATTTGACAACTCGGAATTCCTCTCTGCCTTGAGCAAGCGCGGATTTTATATTGCCGACTCGAGCAATAGCAATTACATGCAAACCGCGCTCTCCCTTGCATCGTCTATGAACATGGAATATGTCAACTTTCTCGCGGATGTGGACGACGATAATCGCGCGCCTGCCTATAAACTGCTCGAATCCAGCCGCCTGCGTTCCGCACTCGACGAGGCAGGGTACGAGACCATGGATATTGCCAGCCCCGTTCTCTTTACACAACTTACCGATTTCGACCAATACCATACGCCGGGCAACCCATTTATGACCGAGTTCGAGAAATTAATCCTTTCGGTAACCACTCTTGCGCCATTATTGAGAAAGGGAGAGATCATGCTTCCCGGCTACGAATCCCACCGCGTTTACACCCTTTACTCATTCGACAAGCTAAGCGAACTGGCTGGAAAGCCGGGACCCAAGTTCATCTTTACCCATGTGGTAGGTCCCCACCCACCCTTCGTTTTCGATGCGAAGGGAAATCCCGTCCAATCAAATCAGCCATATGTTGTCAATGATGCGACAGGATTCCCAGGCTCGCAAAAAAACTACATTCGGGGATACGCCGAACAGACGCAATTCATAAATCAGCTCACCCTGCAAGCCGTGGACGCTATTCTCCAAAATTCCGCGCGCCCGCCCATCATCATCATTCAGGGAGATCATGGACCCGGTGGTTACACAAACCTGAATATCGAAGAGGAATCCTGCCATCGCGAACGCGGTTCGATCCTGAATGCATATTACTTCCCGAACCAGGATTACGCTTCACTTTCCCCGGACGTCACGCCGGTCAACACCTTCAGGATTGTCTTCAACCAATATTTCGGAACCGAGTTGCCGCTTTTGGAGAATCATGTTTACTTTTCCTACTGGGATGATCCGTACAATTTCATAGAAGTCACAGACGGGCTCGACGAGGCCTGCATCCAATGA
- a CDS encoding sulfatase-like hydrolase/transferase, producing MKKPVVFHPYLFAVYAVLGVFTSQPQEIPVTWLIRPAFLLVAAMFFVLLLLRRYSGNDQQRAGWLVALLLGWLFMGHLRNALFDLLSITPNFSFDILFAVGWGCLLIFLGSPWLWLRIKNPGLLTNFLNVTSWALILVPTYFVLVFTKQAFDQARVVDSGKRIIEPVNLLKEASTKPDIYIIILDAYGRDDFLMESFGYDNREFLDFLVKRGFYIARESRTNYPQTQLSLSSLLNINYLNDWAGGLSSTNNRAPLSEAIRHSEVRRALEEIGYRTVNIPNSTLISTMDDSDVYLPMNPLPLNQFDGLLLSTTVLDIFAQQWDIGISLPGYSNHRKTIQYQLETLKTIPGLDTPKFVFVHILAPHPPFVFDEKGNPVQADFPYTLGDGGGYPGSRKEYIEGYSGQLRYLNKELMELIDIILETSQEPPVIILQGDHGPGNQFDMLSLEGVSCLKERFSIFNAYYFPGGSYDGLHPSITPVNSFRVIFNTFFETDLPLLEDRSYYASYGTPYQYVDVTKEIEVSCPME from the coding sequence ATGAAAAAACCCGTCGTTTTCCATCCGTATCTATTTGCGGTCTACGCAGTCTTGGGGGTGTTCACAAGCCAGCCGCAGGAAATTCCCGTAACCTGGTTGATTAGACCTGCTTTTCTGCTGGTTGCTGCGATGTTCTTTGTTTTACTTTTACTGCGACGATATTCCGGTAACGACCAGCAGCGCGCCGGTTGGCTGGTCGCTCTTCTTTTGGGTTGGCTCTTCATGGGTCATTTACGGAATGCGCTATTTGATTTGCTATCGATTACCCCGAATTTTTCTTTTGACATTCTTTTTGCGGTTGGATGGGGTTGCCTACTGATCTTTTTGGGAAGTCCATGGTTGTGGCTGCGGATAAAGAATCCCGGTCTGCTCACAAATTTTCTGAACGTTACTTCATGGGCGCTCATCCTCGTTCCCACCTATTTTGTCCTCGTGTTTACGAAACAGGCATTTGACCAGGCGCGGGTCGTCGACTCGGGAAAACGAATTATCGAACCTGTCAATCTCCTAAAAGAGGCGAGCACAAAGCCGGATATCTATATCATCATCCTTGACGCGTACGGCAGGGATGATTTTCTAATGGAAAGTTTCGGTTACGATAACAGGGAATTTCTCGATTTTCTGGTAAAGCGCGGCTTTTACATCGCGCGGGAGAGCCGAACGAATTACCCGCAAACCCAATTATCGTTATCCTCCCTTTTGAACATTAATTATTTGAATGATTGGGCTGGTGGTTTGAGTTCCACCAACAACCGCGCTCCGCTCAGTGAGGCGATCCGTCATAGCGAGGTCCGCCGCGCCCTGGAAGAGATCGGATATCGAACGGTCAACATTCCCAATTCGACGTTGATCAGCACGATGGACGATAGCGACGTCTATCTTCCGATGAATCCACTGCCTCTCAACCAATTCGACGGACTCCTTCTCTCGACCACGGTTTTGGATATCTTCGCCCAGCAATGGGATATCGGGATTTCCCTTCCCGGCTATTCGAACCACCGCAAGACAATACAGTACCAATTGGAAACATTGAAAACCATCCCCGGCTTGGATACGCCAAAATTTGTTTTTGTCCACATCCTTGCGCCTCATCCACCCTTTGTGTTTGACGAAAAGGGCAATCCTGTACAGGCGGATTTTCCATATACCCTTGGAGATGGAGGCGGTTACCCGGGCTCGCGCAAAGAGTATATCGAAGGATATTCAGGGCAACTGAGATACCTCAACAAAGAATTGATGGAGTTGATCGATATCATTCTCGAAACTTCGCAGGAACCCCCTGTCATCATCCTGCAGGGAGACCACGGACCCGGAAACCAGTTCGATATGCTTTCGCTCGAGGGTGTATCCTGCCTGAAGGAAAGGTTCTCCATTTTCAACGCTTATTACTTCCCGGGCGGGTCATATGATGGTTTGCATCCTTCCATCACGCCGGTAAATTCATTCCGTGTCATTTTCAACACTTTCTTCGAAACTGATCTGCCTTTGCTCGAAGACAGGAGTTATTACGCTTCTTATGGGACACCCTATCAATACGTGGATGTCACGAAGGAAATCGAAGTCTCCTGCCCCATGGAGTAA
- a CDS encoding protoheme IX farnesyltransferase, which yields MISVWRKAWREQRHHASLLPLTTVTGILFFGQAFVGAIEVTRNYPVHLVVLHTLTAVSLWIALGALVFVSGTLQEDGIADYQFGWRQRVKDFFILSKPLIVTLLLVTTYGGLVAGGKAWPSASLALWTLLGGALAAGGSSALNQYIDRELDKNMQRTSKRPLADGRLTPAEGLSYGLALCLLSYYLMAGFVNLLAALLSLAGIFYYVFFYSVWLKKATVQNIVIGGGAGAIPPMVGWAAATGELSLGAWILFAIIFMWTPPHFWALAIVRMKDYERAGVPMLPVVQGEEKTRRQILIYTVELIIVTLLLPLFNLAGTIYLISALVLGGLLLYAAWRVFREGGNKVAWMMYRWSSMYLAFIFLALMIDAAT from the coding sequence ATGATCTCGGTCTGGCGAAAGGCCTGGCGCGAACAGCGTCATCATGCAAGTTTGCTGCCGCTGACGACCGTCACGGGTATTTTGTTCTTTGGGCAGGCGTTCGTCGGTGCGATCGAGGTGACCCGCAATTATCCCGTGCATCTGGTCGTACTGCATACATTGACAGCGGTTTCACTTTGGATCGCGTTGGGAGCGCTGGTGTTCGTTTCCGGCACGCTGCAGGAGGACGGCATCGCGGATTATCAATTCGGCTGGCGGCAAAGGGTGAAGGATTTCTTTATCCTATCCAAGCCGCTGATCGTGACGTTATTGCTTGTGACGACCTATGGCGGATTGGTGGCCGGAGGTAAAGCCTGGCCCTCCGCTTCTTTGGCATTGTGGACATTACTTGGCGGCGCGCTGGCAGCGGGTGGTTCGAGCGCATTGAACCAATATATCGACCGAGAACTGGATAAGAACATGCAGCGCACGTCCAAGCGCCCGCTTGCGGATGGAAGGTTGACCCCTGCTGAAGGTTTATCTTATGGGCTGGCGTTGTGTTTGCTCAGTTATTACCTGATGGCGGGATTTGTAAATTTACTCGCCGCTTTGCTTTCGCTTGCGGGAATTTTCTACTACGTGTTCTTTTACAGCGTCTGGTTGAAGAAGGCAACCGTGCAGAATATCGTCATTGGCGGCGGGGCGGGGGCGATCCCGCCAATGGTGGGCTGGGCTGCGGCAACGGGCGAGCTCAGCCTCGGCGCATGGATCCTTTTTGCAATCATCTTTATGTGGACCCCGCCGCATTTCTGGGCACTGGCGATCGTCCGCATGAAGGATTACGAGCGCGCGGGCGTACCGATGCTGCCGGTCGTTCAGGGCGAGGAAAAGACCCGCAGACAAATATTGATCTACACCGTGGAGTTGATCATTGTCACATTATTGCTCCCCTTGTTCAATCTTGCCGGGACGATCTATCTTATTTCCGCGCTGGTGCTTGGAGGGCTTTTGCTTTATGCCGCATGGAGGGTCTTCCGTGAAGGCGGGAATAAGGTGGCGTGGATGATGTATCGCTGGTCGAGCATGTACCTGGCGTTCATCTTCCTGGCGTTGATGATCGATGCGGCTACGTAG
- a CDS encoding heme-copper oxidase subunit III codes for MAHSQDKKSALGQGVVIFVYLAVLTVLEYFVAVTFNATSLLVVVAVIKAALVMYYYMHIYKLSENDGSDEGSYKYKTGTNRLGLWLFLLSDGFVFAGLMAMRINLLGFTRPHLSQMLGLAVTAVLLISSFFMNRGETAMKYGDVKGFMRNTVVTFLLGLGFLIGVVFVEWRLAAHEGLVASFGNPSAGPMGAVFYMMTGMHAFHVFTGLIFLGVVWNNARKGVYTAEQSWGVEAAAVYWHFVDLVWIFFYPALYLIGTAV; via the coding sequence ATGGCACATTCACAAGATAAAAAATCCGCCCTCGGCCAGGGTGTGGTGATATTCGTATACCTGGCGGTCCTGACCGTGCTGGAATATTTCGTCGCGGTCACCTTCAATGCGACATCCCTGCTCGTTGTTGTTGCAGTGATCAAAGCCGCTCTCGTTATGTACTATTACATGCATATCTACAAGCTCAGCGAAAACGATGGAAGCGATGAAGGTTCCTACAAATACAAGACCGGTACGAACCGCCTCGGTCTCTGGCTTTTCCTCCTTTCGGATGGTTTCGTCTTTGCCGGTTTGATGGCAATGCGCATCAACCTGTTGGGATTCACCCGCCCGCATCTCAGCCAGATGCTTGGATTGGCAGTGACTGCGGTCCTGCTTATCTCGTCCTTCTTCATGAACCGCGGTGAAACGGCCATGAAGTACGGCGACGTAAAAGGCTTCATGCGCAATACCGTCGTAACCTTCCTTCTGGGCCTTGGCTTTTTGATCGGCGTGGTGTTTGTGGAATGGCGGCTCGCGGCGCATGAAGGCTTGGTGGCATCGTTCGGCAATCCTTCCGCTGGCCCGATGGGAGCCGTCTTCTACATGATGACGGGTATGCACGCCTTCCACGTCTTCACCGGGTTGATCTTCCTGGGTGTGGTCTGGAACAATGCCCGTAAAGGCGTTTATACTGCAGAACAAAGCTGGGGCGTGGAAGCTGCCGCTGTGTACTGGCACTTCGTCGACCTGGTGTGGATATTTTTCTACCCCGCCTTGTACCTGATCGGCACGGCAGTATAA
- a CDS encoding glycosyltransferase family 39 protein has protein sequence MTSSNQDSPVEIAAVVYLTVLGLAVRLAAPIMSQFPLNDGGLFHVMIVDLVSNGLRLPFTTTYNNADIPFVYPPLAIYFTAILEKMTGLATLDLLRILPAVFSGLAVPAFYLLARELTSTKLQTVFAVFSFAFIPRVFEWHVTGGGITRAPGFIFAMVTLYFVQRSYKKPTGKNLSLSALFGAITLLTHPEAAVHTAISAGVFYLWMNRSIKGMMHSLAVALGVIALSAPWWLFVILRHGFDPFQAALSAVGADSPNILVRIFVGFLFIFTDEPYLAVTAVFALIGLFASIARRDFFPIVWMFALYLLEPRGGALYMMLPLSLLAGLGLVSIFSNLVRDPSAPVDISISIQQVLEHKTARWMFAFLFVYLLMAAFATGERLRKDFSLQPSDVETFIWISKYTPPSASFAVLTGESTPFRDPWTEWFPAITERKSLGTIFGYEWVDDGMFEKRILRFESLQACARKDADCLSVWEDEYNLDLTHLYLQLEDATLPLQISLKNSRNYKLIYETNTAAIYEQLK, from the coding sequence ATGACTTCCAGTAACCAAGACTCCCCCGTTGAGATCGCTGCGGTCGTTTACCTAACCGTCTTGGGACTTGCAGTACGACTCGCCGCACCGATCATGTCTCAATTTCCGCTCAATGACGGCGGCTTGTTTCACGTAATGATCGTTGACCTTGTATCGAACGGACTCCGCCTGCCATTCACAACAACTTACAATAATGCGGACATTCCCTTCGTTTATCCCCCACTTGCGATTTACTTTACAGCCATTCTTGAGAAAATGACCGGGCTCGCCACCCTTGACCTTTTGAGGATTCTCCCCGCAGTGTTCAGCGGACTTGCCGTCCCTGCGTTTTACCTGCTCGCCAGGGAACTTACATCAACAAAACTACAAACGGTCTTTGCGGTCTTCTCGTTCGCATTCATCCCCCGCGTTTTCGAATGGCATGTGACGGGAGGCGGCATCACACGGGCGCCCGGTTTCATCTTTGCAATGGTCACTCTTTACTTCGTTCAACGTTCATACAAGAAACCAACCGGAAAAAATCTGTCCTTATCCGCCCTTTTCGGCGCGATTACACTGCTTACCCATCCTGAAGCCGCAGTGCATACAGCCATCAGTGCTGGTGTATTCTATTTATGGATGAATCGCTCGATCAAAGGGATGATGCATTCCCTGGCTGTCGCTCTCGGTGTAATCGCGCTCTCTGCGCCGTGGTGGCTTTTTGTAATTCTACGCCATGGCTTCGATCCCTTTCAAGCCGCATTATCGGCAGTCGGCGCAGACAGCCCAAATATTCTCGTCCGCATTTTCGTCGGGTTCCTGTTCATCTTCACCGACGAGCCTTACCTCGCAGTGACCGCCGTCTTCGCGCTTATCGGATTGTTTGCAAGCATTGCCCGGCGCGACTTCTTCCCGATTGTTTGGATGTTCGCCCTTTATCTGCTCGAGCCGCGCGGCGGCGCCTTGTACATGATGCTTCCTCTCTCGCTTCTCGCGGGGCTTGGATTGGTTTCCATCTTCTCCAACCTTGTACGCGATCCATCCGCTCCGGTTGATATCTCCATCTCCATCCAACAGGTTCTCGAGCATAAAACCGCACGTTGGATGTTCGCCTTCCTTTTCGTCTACCTGCTCATGGCGGCTTTTGCCACCGGCGAACGGCTACGAAAGGATTTCTCCCTCCAACCATCGGACGTCGAAACATTTATTTGGATCAGCAAATACACACCACCCTCTGCATCGTTTGCAGTCCTAACAGGCGAATCGACCCCCTTCCGCGATCCGTGGACAGAATGGTTCCCCGCCATTACGGAACGCAAAAGCCTGGGCACCATCTTCGGGTACGAATGGGTGGACGATGGGATGTTCGAGAAGAGAATACTCCGTTTCGAATCCCTGCAGGCTTGCGCCCGAAAAGACGCTGATTGTCTCTCCGTTTGGGAGGACGAATACAATCTTGACCTCACCCATCTCTACCTGCAATTGGAAGATGCCACCCTGCCCCTTCAGATCAGCCTGAAAAATTCTCGAAATTATAAATTGATCTACGAAACGAACACGGCGGCGATATACGAACAATTGAAATGA
- a CDS encoding SURF1 family protein yields the protein MSVPRKMLSRKWAVTTLLVLIGSAVCIRLGFWQLDRLEQRRAFNAQVGSMRAADRLDLNLGTPENIASMEWRAVTVTGEYDFANQVALRNQYNEGVYGFHLITPLLFQGKAVLVNRGWIPAESDSTPEEWRDYDEGGEVRVTGQIRLGQGKPAFGGIPDALPTDGTRLEVWNNLDVEKISSQLPYPTLDVFIQPNLEEGDAFPPIPYQPIIELTEGSHFGYALQWFTFAAILFFGYPFYLRKQDD from the coding sequence ATGAGCGTCCCGCGGAAAATGCTGTCGCGCAAATGGGCGGTCACAACTTTATTGGTCTTAATCGGTTCGGCAGTGTGCATCCGCCTCGGCTTCTGGCAATTGGACCGCCTCGAGCAGCGACGGGCATTCAATGCCCAGGTAGGGTCCATGCGGGCGGCGGATCGATTGGATCTGAATCTTGGAACGCCAGAAAATATCGCTTCGATGGAATGGCGCGCCGTAACGGTCACAGGGGAATATGATTTCGCGAACCAGGTCGCGTTGAGGAATCAATACAACGAAGGCGTTTACGGATTCCACCTCATCACCCCGCTTCTTTTCCAGGGGAAGGCTGTTCTTGTGAACCGGGGCTGGATTCCCGCCGAAAGCGATTCGACTCCCGAGGAATGGCGTGACTATGATGAGGGCGGTGAAGTCAGGGTCACAGGGCAGATTCGGCTGGGGCAGGGCAAACCAGCCTTCGGCGGAATCCCCGATGCGCTGCCGACAGATGGGACCCGGCTCGAGGTTTGGAACAATCTCGATGTGGAGAAAATATCCTCTCAACTGCCATATCCCACCCTCGATGTATTCATCCAACCAAATCTTGAAGAAGGGGATGCCTTTCCGCCCATCCCATACCAGCCGATAATCGAATTGACGGAAGGTTCGCATTTCGGGTATGCTTTGCAATGGTTCACTTTCGCGGCGATCTTATTTTTTGGCTATCCATTCTATCTACGAAAACAGGACGATTGA